In one window of Nocardia brasiliensis DNA:
- a CDS encoding HAMP domain-containing protein codes for MIARLVIWALKARAGLAAMVIAANFSGFGVIVTELWLSGSLSMLGDDRLRSVMLAGIYPTLGFLVGVGLALRDRSSHFGWLDQGRRPTESEARQVLRLPIIITVRAFAVWLTGVIVATVTLMYLAPDNDPAVLAALFMLGGFESVGLTFLIVDRLIRPTIPVVAAVLGPTMHWSSTVLVRVVVSWAVAGALPLLMLIVVLANPAAAPTDRIRTGVYLSIVGLTVGAIATAFLARAVASPMRTLRRALDRITKGDLDVRVPVGSTSEIGRLENSVNELAANLSERQRMRDLFGRHVGNEVAERALAGGVDLTGDVRTVTALFVDVTGSVELSTGLPPEQFVAKLNRLLATVVAATEENNGLVNKFEGDAALCIFGAPIDLRDNATPALRAARRIRDEVVAAGELDIGIGVAHGSVFAGNVGSDTRLEYTVIGDAVNEAARLTTEAKEVPRRILVSGAVIESAAAHERAKWVHYETILLRGMQTPTACWTDLDRRTGPESASASGSAGPTTATGPTGSTVPTAATESVAATSTTRSTEPTTATESTTATRTTGPTTATGPAAATDVAGTTGATRSTEPITATGSAAATGVSGATGSTSAASTAGASPVIDRNGTADPTTDRSTVTEARTAATETD; via the coding sequence ATGATCGCGCGGCTGGTCATCTGGGCGCTCAAAGCCCGCGCGGGCTTGGCGGCCATGGTGATCGCGGCCAACTTCAGCGGATTCGGCGTCATCGTCACCGAGCTGTGGCTCAGCGGGTCGCTCAGCATGCTCGGCGACGACCGGCTCCGATCGGTGATGCTCGCGGGCATCTATCCCACGTTGGGCTTCCTGGTCGGGGTCGGCCTCGCCCTCCGGGACCGATCCTCGCACTTCGGCTGGCTCGATCAGGGGCGACGCCCGACCGAGAGCGAGGCGAGGCAGGTATTGCGCCTGCCGATCATCATTACCGTCCGCGCGTTCGCGGTGTGGCTGACCGGTGTCATCGTCGCCACCGTCACGCTGATGTATCTGGCGCCCGACAACGATCCCGCGGTGCTGGCCGCGCTGTTCATGCTCGGCGGGTTCGAATCGGTCGGGCTCACCTTCCTGATCGTGGACCGGTTGATCCGGCCGACCATTCCGGTGGTCGCCGCGGTGCTCGGACCCACCATGCACTGGAGTTCGACCGTGCTGGTCCGGGTCGTGGTGAGCTGGGCGGTGGCGGGCGCGCTGCCGCTGCTGATGCTGATCGTGGTGCTGGCCAATCCGGCGGCCGCGCCCACCGACCGCATCCGCACCGGGGTCTACCTGTCCATCGTCGGCCTGACCGTCGGCGCCATCGCGACCGCCTTCCTCGCTCGCGCCGTCGCCTCACCGATGCGCACGCTGCGCCGGGCACTCGACCGGATCACCAAGGGCGATCTCGACGTACGGGTGCCGGTGGGCAGCACCAGCGAGATCGGCAGGCTGGAGAACTCCGTCAACGAACTCGCCGCGAATCTGTCCGAGCGCCAACGCATGCGCGACCTGTTCGGCAGGCATGTCGGCAACGAGGTGGCCGAGCGCGCCCTCGCCGGCGGCGTCGACCTGACCGGCGACGTGCGCACGGTGACCGCGCTGTTCGTCGACGTGACCGGCTCGGTCGAGCTGTCCACCGGGCTGCCCCCTGAACAGTTCGTGGCCAAGCTGAACCGGCTGCTCGCGACCGTGGTCGCGGCCACCGAGGAGAACAACGGACTGGTCAACAAGTTCGAGGGCGACGCGGCGCTGTGCATCTTCGGCGCCCCGATCGACCTGCGCGACAACGCGACCCCCGCACTGCGCGCCGCCCGCCGGATCCGCGACGAGGTGGTCGCCGCGGGCGAACTCGACATCGGCATAGGCGTCGCGCACGGATCGGTCTTCGCGGGCAACGTCGGCTCCGACACCCGCCTGGAATACACCGTCATCGGCGACGCCGTGAACGAGGCCGCCCGCCTCACCACCGAGGCCAAAGAGGTGCCGCGGCGAATCCTGGTGAGCGGCGCGGTCATCGAATCGGCGGCCGCACACGAACGCGCCAAATGGGTGCACTACGAAACCATCCTGCTCCGCGGCATGCAGACCCCCACCGCCTGCTGGACCGACCTCGACCGGCGCACCGGTCCCGAGTCGGCCAGTGCCAGCGGATCGGCCGGGCCCACTACTGCCACCGGGCCCACCGGATCGACCGTGCCCACCGCTGCCACTGAGTCCGTCGCCGCCACCAGCACCACCAGGTCAACCGAACCCACCACCGCCACTGAGTCCACCACTGCCACCAGGACCACCGGACCCACCACCGCCACCGGGCCCGCCGCTGCCACCGATGTCGCCGGGACTACTGGGGCTACCAGATCGACCGAACCCATCACTGCCACCGGGTCCGCCGCTGCCACCGGTGTCTCCGGGGCCACCGGATCGACAAGTGCCGCAAGTACCGCAGGTGCAAGTCCGGTCATCGACCGCAATGGCACCGCCGATCCGACTACCGATCGCAGCACGGTCACCGAAGCGCGCACGGCCGCAACGGAGACCGACTGA
- a CDS encoding thioredoxin domain-containing protein, giving the protein MWQAGSVNQLAGATSPYLRQHAGNPVHWREWDAAALAEAAERDVPILLSIGYASCHWCHVMAHESFEDEATAALMNVDFVCVKVDREERPDLDAVYMNATVAMTGQGGWPMTCFLTPAGEPFYCGTYYPKVPRGGMPSFTQLLAAITDTWRNRRDEVDQASAQVTAALQAQAAGLPDSEFTITPELLDHAVAAVLRDEDPKHGGFGAAPKFPPSALLEGLLRSWERLGDPAVHAVVARTADAMARGGIYDQLRGGFARYSVDAAWVIPHFEKMLYDNAQLLRVYAHLARRESRESLAHRITRETVRFLLDDLGTEHGGFASALDADTHVEPGKPGVEGATYVWTPDELTDVLGPDDGTWAATFFGVSEAGNFEHGTSVLTRYVEPEAAEHDRLERVRATLRKVRDGRPQPERDDKVVTAWNGMAITALAEAGAALGVDEWVAAAARCARFLLSEHVIDGRVRRASLHGTAGTSPGVLEDYAWLVTGLLALHQATGELDWLRHAQRLLDTAIQHFADPATPGSWFDTADDAETLVTRPRDPIDGATPAGASALAEALLTAAGSSEPGLAVPYRELAEQTLLRGAVVLARAPRSAGQWLTVAEAALQGPLQIAIAAESASAATELIATARVTAPGGAVIIAAAPDAVPLLADRPLLHGAPAAYVCRGAVCDLPVGTTDELRTALERNLD; this is encoded by the coding sequence ATGTGGCAGGCTGGGAGTGTGAACCAATTGGCCGGTGCGACATCTCCCTACCTACGTCAGCATGCCGGCAATCCGGTGCACTGGCGGGAGTGGGATGCCGCTGCCCTGGCGGAGGCGGCAGAGCGGGACGTGCCGATTCTGCTGTCGATCGGATACGCGAGTTGTCACTGGTGCCATGTGATGGCGCACGAGTCGTTCGAGGACGAGGCGACGGCGGCGTTGATGAACGTCGATTTCGTGTGTGTGAAGGTGGATCGGGAGGAGCGGCCCGATCTGGACGCGGTCTACATGAACGCGACGGTGGCGATGACGGGGCAGGGTGGTTGGCCGATGACGTGCTTCCTCACCCCGGCGGGGGAGCCGTTCTATTGCGGGACGTACTACCCGAAGGTGCCGCGCGGTGGGATGCCGTCGTTCACCCAGTTGCTCGCCGCGATCACCGATACCTGGCGGAACCGGCGCGACGAGGTCGACCAGGCGTCGGCGCAGGTGACGGCGGCGTTGCAGGCGCAGGCCGCGGGCTTACCCGACTCGGAGTTCACGATCACGCCGGAACTGCTCGATCACGCGGTCGCGGCGGTGCTGCGGGACGAGGACCCGAAGCACGGCGGATTCGGTGCGGCGCCGAAGTTTCCGCCGTCGGCGCTGCTGGAAGGATTGCTGCGCAGCTGGGAGCGCCTGGGTGATCCCGCGGTGCACGCGGTGGTCGCCCGCACGGCCGACGCGATGGCGCGCGGCGGCATCTACGACCAGCTGCGCGGGGGTTTCGCGCGGTACTCGGTCGACGCCGCCTGGGTGATCCCGCACTTCGAGAAGATGCTGTACGACAACGCCCAATTGCTGCGCGTTTACGCGCACCTGGCGCGCCGGGAGTCGCGGGAGTCGTTGGCGCACCGGATCACTCGGGAGACGGTGCGGTTCCTGCTAGACGATCTCGGTACCGAGCACGGCGGATTCGCCTCCGCCTTGGACGCGGACACGCACGTGGAGCCGGGTAAGCCGGGGGTGGAAGGCGCCACCTATGTGTGGACGCCGGACGAGCTGACCGATGTGCTCGGTCCGGACGACGGTACTTGGGCCGCAACCTTTTTCGGGGTGTCCGAGGCCGGGAATTTCGAGCACGGCACGTCGGTGCTCACCCGCTACGTCGAACCCGAAGCGGCGGAGCACGATCGGCTCGAACGGGTGCGTGCGACATTGCGTAAGGTCCGCGACGGCCGTCCGCAGCCGGAACGCGACGACAAAGTGGTCACCGCGTGGAACGGCATGGCGATCACCGCGCTGGCCGAGGCGGGCGCCGCGCTCGGCGTGGACGAGTGGGTGGCGGCCGCGGCTCGGTGCGCGCGATTCCTGTTGTCCGAGCACGTGATCGACGGCCGGGTGCGTCGGGCGTCGCTGCACGGTACGGCGGGTACGTCGCCGGGCGTGCTCGAGGACTACGCGTGGCTCGTCACCGGCCTGCTCGCGTTGCATCAAGCCACCGGCGAGCTCGACTGGCTCCGGCACGCGCAACGCTTGCTGGACACCGCGATTCAGCACTTCGCCGACCCGGCGACCCCCGGCAGCTGGTTCGACACCGCCGACGACGCGGAAACCCTGGTCACCCGCCCGCGCGACCCGATCGACGGTGCGACTCCGGCGGGCGCGTCGGCGCTGGCCGAAGCCCTGCTCACGGCGGCGGGCAGCAGCGAGCCCGGCCTTGCCGTGCCGTATCGCGAACTGGCCGAGCAGACCCTGCTGCGCGGCGCGGTGGTGCTGGCCCGCGCGCCGCGCTCGGCCGGGCAGTGGCTCACCGTGGCCGAGGCCGCATTGCAAGGCCCGCTGCAGATCGCCATCGCCGCCGAGTCTGCGAGTGCCGCAACGGAACTGATTGCGACAGCGCGAGTGACGGCACCCGGCGGAGCGGTCATCATCGCCGCCGCACCGGACGCGGTGCCGCTCCTCGCGGATCGCCCCCTGCTACACGGCGCACCTGCCGCCTACGTATGCCGCGGCGCGGTCTGCGACCTCCCGGTGGGCACCACGGATGAACTACGCACCGCCCTGGAGCGAAACCTCGACTAG
- a CDS encoding MarR family winged helix-turn-helix transcriptional regulator, with the protein MRSQLALLNRQVGARLELKDIDFDCLDLINTHGPLSPSALAKHAGVHPATLTGVLDRLERAGWIVRERASDDRRAVVVRSLPDRLGEMYDLLSGMNVAVDELCADYTPEQLELLADFLDRVTTAGRTATEAVVKD; encoded by the coding sequence GTGCGCAGCCAATTGGCCCTGCTCAATCGGCAGGTCGGCGCCCGGCTCGAACTCAAGGACATCGACTTCGACTGCCTGGACCTGATCAATACCCACGGCCCACTGAGCCCCAGCGCACTCGCGAAGCACGCGGGCGTGCACCCCGCGACCCTCACCGGCGTACTGGACCGGCTGGAACGTGCCGGCTGGATCGTGCGCGAACGCGCCAGCGACGACCGCCGCGCGGTCGTCGTCCGTTCCCTCCCAGACCGACTCGGCGAGATGTACGACCTCCTGTCGGGCATGAACGTGGCCGTAGACGAACTCTGCGCCGACTACACCCCCGAACAACTCGAACTACTCGCCGACTTCCTCGACCGCGTCACCACCGCAGGCCGCACCGCCACCGAAGCCGTGGTCAAGGACTGA
- a CDS encoding darcynin family protein → MSTTSSDAAVTAFMLVKTTPEWLALTVAQRVAAFETEVLPAINKRTKGVRSRFFDTEFYSTRVTDVWMWEADDHESYHLLIEALRETPFWDRYFEIVDLLVGVENAYAKNYDLHPFATVST, encoded by the coding sequence ATGAGCACGACATCATCCGACGCCGCCGTCACCGCGTTCATGCTGGTGAAGACCACACCGGAATGGCTGGCACTGACCGTTGCGCAGCGCGTCGCCGCCTTCGAAACCGAAGTCCTACCCGCCATCAACAAGCGGACGAAGGGCGTTCGCTCCCGCTTCTTCGACACCGAGTTCTACTCGACCCGCGTCACCGACGTCTGGATGTGGGAGGCCGACGACCACGAGTCCTACCATCTGCTCATCGAGGCCCTCCGCGAAACCCCCTTCTGGGACCGCTATTTCGAGATCGTGGATCTCCTGGTAGGTGTCGAGAACGCCTACGCGAAGAACTACGACCTGCACCCTTTCGCCACTGTGAGCACGTAA
- a CDS encoding DUF3558 family protein, whose protein sequence is MTARCGVALAGGVVLLLAGCDAEPARSTATPSSASVTATGATAAPSVPETPGPAAPGPAAPGTAAPSAPDSNPGPAAPGTAVTASPSSAPAADAFWDPCTLPESALTAAGLDVATKQRLTDSAFPTWQMCKWQAGDRAFELVMAASDRTIDTMLEPGAYTDLRRTEYQGRKVIQFRYVADVHKLVCNIATPAPYGSIAFAVRNTRVQTDFGDPCTDAAPVTTVLFKSLP, encoded by the coding sequence ATGACCGCGCGGTGTGGTGTGGCCCTGGCCGGTGGTGTGGTGCTGTTGCTCGCCGGCTGTGACGCCGAGCCCGCGCGGAGCACGGCTACACCGAGCAGTGCCTCCGTGACCGCTACCGGTGCGACCGCTGCGCCTTCTGTTCCGGAGACTCCCGGTCCCGCTGCGCCCGGCCCGGCGGCGCCCGGTACTGCCGCGCCTTCTGCTCCGGACAGCAACCCCGGCCCGGCCGCACCCGGCACCGCGGTCACCGCGAGTCCGTCCAGCGCTCCCGCCGCCGACGCGTTCTGGGATCCGTGCACCCTTCCCGAATCTGCCCTGACCGCAGCGGGATTGGATGTGGCGACCAAGCAGCGCCTCACCGACTCCGCCTTCCCGACCTGGCAGATGTGCAAATGGCAGGCCGGCGATCGCGCCTTCGAGCTCGTCATGGCCGCCTCCGACCGCACCATCGACACCATGCTCGAACCCGGCGCCTACACCGACCTGCGCCGCACCGAATACCAGGGCCGAAAGGTCATTCAATTCCGCTACGTCGCCGACGTCCACAAGCTGGTCTGCAACATCGCCACTCCCGCCCCCTACGGCAGCATCGCTTTCGCCGTCCGCAACACCCGCGTGCAAACCGACTTCGGCGACCCCTGCACCGACGCCGCCCCGGTAACCACCGTCCTCTTCAAATCCCTTCCGTAA
- a CDS encoding GyrI-like domain-containing protein → MKLDLAKTDKHYYHAPTDPIRRVFGSYRYVTVAGSGAPEGPEYSAALETLYRAAYGAKKVAKSADQDFVVPKLEGLWWVESDEPPLTVPREQWHWKLMIRMPEFVTADLVSGAKFEEFSEGDAIQALHIGPYATEPDTLARMDAFMRAEGLTMNGRHHEIYLTDPRRSAGPKNRTILRHPVRPSADQAARSAEK, encoded by the coding sequence ATGAAGCTCGACCTGGCCAAGACCGACAAGCACTACTACCACGCTCCGACCGACCCGATCCGCCGCGTTTTCGGTAGCTACCGATACGTGACCGTCGCCGGCTCGGGCGCACCGGAAGGGCCGGAGTACAGCGCGGCGCTGGAGACCCTCTACCGCGCCGCCTACGGCGCGAAGAAGGTGGCCAAGTCCGCCGACCAGGATTTCGTGGTGCCGAAACTGGAGGGACTCTGGTGGGTGGAATCCGATGAACCCCCCTTGACGGTCCCGCGCGAGCAATGGCATTGGAAGCTGATGATTCGCATGCCGGAGTTCGTCACCGCGGATCTGGTGTCGGGCGCGAAGTTCGAAGAATTCAGCGAGGGCGACGCCATTCAGGCGTTGCACATCGGTCCGTACGCGACCGAACCGGACACCCTGGCCCGAATGGACGCCTTCATGCGGGCCGAAGGATTGACGATGAACGGCCGTCACCACGAGATCTATCTCACCGACCCACGCCGCTCGGCGGGCCCGAAGAACAGGACCATCCTGCGGCATCCGGTCCGGCCCAGCGCTGACCAGGCCGCGCGCAGCGCCGAAAAATAG
- a CDS encoding TIGR03086 family metal-binding protein, translating into MDNVIGQIDRALEATSVIVSALDDSSLAAPTPCREWDVRTVLNHMVGGMHVYAAALSGTDSGADHESDWLGGDPQGAYAAAAEVDRAAWHRPDALDYRVRTSLGTVPASTAALVHLTELVVHGVDIAVAIDRADLADDELCGELLAIMRTRGGIDKFRVPGVFGAQVAVEEGASAHRRLLGYVGREVLARTP; encoded by the coding sequence ATGGACAACGTGATCGGACAGATCGACCGTGCACTCGAGGCGACGAGCGTCATCGTTTCCGCCTTGGACGACAGCTCGCTGGCCGCGCCGACACCGTGTCGGGAGTGGGACGTGCGCACCGTGTTGAACCACATGGTGGGCGGTATGCACGTCTACGCGGCCGCGTTGAGCGGCACGGATTCGGGCGCCGATCACGAATCCGATTGGCTCGGCGGCGATCCGCAGGGTGCCTACGCCGCGGCGGCGGAGGTGGACCGGGCCGCCTGGCACCGGCCCGACGCGCTCGATTACCGGGTGCGCACGTCGTTGGGCACGGTGCCCGCGTCGACGGCGGCACTGGTCCATCTCACCGAGCTCGTGGTGCACGGAGTGGATATCGCGGTGGCCATCGATCGCGCCGACCTCGCCGACGACGAGCTGTGCGGCGAACTCCTCGCCATCATGCGGACCAGGGGTGGCATCGATAAGTTCCGGGTGCCCGGGGTCTTCGGTGCTCAGGTCGCGGTCGAGGAGGGGGCGTCCGCGCATCGCAGGCTGCTCGGCTATGTCGGCCGCGAGGTGCTGGCGCGCACGCCGTAG
- the rnc gene encoding ribonuclease III, with protein sequence MTEQRGTDPDLHADLLAALGVPIDDELLTLALTHRSYAYENGGMPTNERLEFLGDSVLGLSITESLYLRHPQRSEGDLAKIRSRVVNMHACAEVARSLGPAGLGPHLLLGKGEELTGGRDKTSILADGMESLLGAIHLQHGIDVAREVVLRLFDDLLERAAKMGAGLDWKTSLQEHTAEHGLGVPSYEITSTGPDHDKEFTATAVVGGVAYGTGVGRSKKEAEQNAAATAYTALTQQQS encoded by the coding sequence ATGACCGAGCAGCGCGGCACCGACCCCGACTTACACGCGGATCTTCTTGCGGCCCTCGGCGTCCCGATCGACGACGAACTGCTGACCCTGGCACTGACGCACCGCTCCTACGCCTACGAGAACGGCGGGATGCCGACCAACGAGCGCCTGGAGTTCCTCGGCGATTCGGTACTTGGGCTGAGTATCACCGAAAGCCTGTACCTGCGGCATCCGCAACGGTCGGAGGGCGATCTGGCCAAGATCCGGTCCCGGGTGGTCAACATGCACGCCTGCGCCGAGGTCGCGCGCAGCCTGGGTCCGGCCGGGCTCGGCCCGCACCTGCTGCTCGGCAAGGGTGAGGAACTGACCGGCGGCCGCGACAAGACCAGCATCCTCGCCGACGGCATGGAATCGCTGCTCGGCGCGATACACCTGCAACACGGCATCGACGTCGCGCGCGAAGTGGTGCTGCGTCTGTTCGACGACCTGCTCGAGCGGGCCGCCAAGATGGGCGCGGGCCTGGACTGGAAGACCAGCCTGCAGGAGCACACCGCCGAACACGGTCTCGGTGTGCCCAGTTACGAGATCACCTCGACCGGGCCGGACCACGACAAGGAGTTCACCGCGACCGCGGTGGTCGGCGGCGTCGCCTACGGCACGGGCGTCGGGCGTTCGAAGAAGGAGGCGGAGCAGAACGCGGCCGCCACCGCCTACACCGCGCTCACCCAGCAGCAGAGCTAG
- the mca gene encoding mycothiol conjugate amidase Mca: MAVHAHPDDESSKGAATTARYADEGHDVLIVTLTGGERGSILNPAMDTPGVLDRIEEIRREEMAAAARALGVRQHWLGFVDSGLPEGDPLPPLPEGSFALVPLEEATEALVRVVREFKPHVMTTYDELGGYPHPDHIRCHEVSMAAFEAAGDPQRFPDAGAPWTPLKLYYDHGFTARRMEVFAEEYERMGEPFPLQEWLDRMRKYVPERGDVFSRVTTQIECAKYFPQRDDALRAHATQIDPNGAFFAIPLELQQRLWPTEEFELAKTRVRTALPETDLFAGIEDEQR, translated from the coding sequence ATGGCGGTGCATGCCCACCCCGACGACGAATCCAGCAAGGGTGCCGCGACGACCGCGCGGTACGCCGACGAGGGACACGACGTCCTCATCGTCACGCTGACCGGCGGGGAACGCGGCAGCATCCTGAACCCCGCGATGGACACGCCCGGCGTCCTGGATCGGATCGAGGAGATCCGTCGCGAGGAAATGGCCGCGGCGGCCCGCGCGCTCGGCGTGCGCCAGCACTGGCTCGGCTTCGTCGATTCCGGGCTGCCCGAAGGTGATCCGCTGCCGCCGCTGCCCGAGGGCAGCTTCGCGCTGGTCCCGCTGGAGGAGGCCACCGAGGCGCTGGTCCGGGTGGTGCGCGAGTTCAAGCCGCACGTGATGACCACCTATGACGAGCTGGGCGGCTACCCGCACCCGGACCACATCCGCTGCCACGAGGTCTCCATGGCCGCGTTCGAGGCGGCGGGCGATCCGCAGCGTTTCCCCGACGCGGGTGCACCGTGGACGCCGCTGAAGCTGTACTACGACCACGGCTTCACCGCACGGCGGATGGAGGTCTTCGCCGAGGAGTACGAGCGGATGGGTGAGCCCTTCCCGCTACAGGAGTGGCTGGACCGGATGCGCAAGTACGTGCCCGAGCGCGGCGACGTGTTCTCCAGGGTCACCACGCAGATCGAGTGCGCCAAGTACTTCCCGCAGCGCGACGACGCCCTGCGCGCGCACGCCACGCAGATCGACCCGAACGGCGCGTTCTTCGCCATTCCGCTCGAGCTGCAGCAGCGGCTCTGGCCGACCGAGGAATTCGAGCTGGCCAAGACCCGGGTGCGCACCGCGCTGCCGGAGACCGACCTGTTCGCCGGTATCGAGGACGAGCAGCGGTGA
- a CDS encoding DUF4307 domain-containing protein, with product MGERDDATAPAAIRRPTDRYGKQPSARPRWLAPALIAAVAVLGCGVAFLGWQKYGPEDIESEQLGYTVVDDATMSIRIKVTRKDPSRPVVCFVRAMARDSVEVGRREVLIPPSDSGTIQLTTTVKASERPASSSIYACSADVPEYLRAE from the coding sequence ATGGGCGAGCGCGACGACGCCACGGCTCCGGCGGCGATCCGCAGGCCGACCGACCGGTACGGAAAGCAGCCGTCCGCGCGCCCCCGCTGGTTGGCCCCCGCGCTCATCGCGGCCGTCGCGGTGCTCGGCTGCGGCGTGGCCTTTCTCGGCTGGCAGAAATACGGCCCCGAGGACATCGAGTCCGAGCAACTCGGCTACACCGTTGTCGACGATGCCACGATGTCGATCCGGATCAAGGTCACCAGGAAGGATCCGAGCCGGCCGGTGGTCTGCTTCGTGCGCGCGATGGCCCGCGACAGCGTCGAGGTCGGGCGCCGTGAGGTGCTCATTCCACCCTCTGACAGCGGCACGATCCAGCTGACGACCACCGTGAAGGCTTCCGAGCGACCCGCCTCGAGCAGCATCTACGCGTGCAGCGCGGACGTGCCCGAATACCTGCGGGCGGAGTAG
- the greA gene encoding transcription elongation factor GreA, translating to MTETQVTWLTPESHDRLKGELDALIANRPVIAAEINERREEGDLKENGGYHAAREEQGQQEARIRQLQELLNNAKVGVAPTKSGVALPGSVVKVYYDGDESDTETFLIATREEGLNDSKLETYSPASPLGGALIDAKVGETREYTLPNGNTMKVTLVSAEPYHS from the coding sequence ATGACTGAGACGCAAGTGACTTGGCTGACCCCGGAGTCGCACGACAGGCTCAAGGGAGAACTCGATGCGCTCATCGCCAATCGTCCCGTTATCGCTGCCGAGATCAACGAACGCCGTGAAGAGGGCGACCTCAAGGAGAACGGCGGATACCACGCCGCGCGTGAGGAGCAGGGCCAGCAGGAGGCGCGCATTCGCCAGCTGCAGGAACTGCTGAACAACGCCAAGGTCGGCGTGGCGCCGACCAAGTCCGGCGTCGCGCTGCCCGGCTCGGTCGTCAAGGTCTACTACGACGGCGACGAGTCCGATACCGAGACCTTCCTCATCGCGACCCGCGAAGAGGGCCTGAACGACTCCAAGCTGGAGACCTACTCGCCCGCCTCCCCGCTGGGCGGGGCGCTCATCGACGCCAAGGTCGGCGAGACCCGCGAGTACACGCTGCCCAACGGCAACACCATGAAGGTCACCCTGGTCAGCGCGGAGCCCTACCACAGCTGA
- a CDS encoding cystathionine gamma-synthase gives MSERSERTEGTAGLGFSTRAVHAGFDPDPQTGAVNVPIYASSTFAQDGVGGLRGGFEYARTGNPTRSALEANLAALESGRYGRAFASGMAATDCAVRATLRPGDHIVIPDDAYGGTFRLIDKVFSQWGIEHSPAHVFDVDEMRAAIRPNTKLVWVETPTNPLLSIGDIPALADVAHAAGAKLVVDNTFATPYLQQPLLLGADIVTHSTTKYLGGHSDVVGGALITNDPELDAAFAFLQNGAGAVPGPFDAFLTMRGTKTLAVRMDRHCDNAETLVEFLAGHPAIAQVIYPGLPEHPGHQVAAKQMRRFGGMISVRLHGGADAAREFCSRTKVFTLAESLGGVESLIEHPAAMTHASTEGSALEVPADLVRLSVGIEDAADLLADVEQALAS, from the coding sequence ATGAGTGAGCGAAGCGAGCGGACCGAAGGCACAGCTGGGCTGGGGTTCTCGACACGGGCCGTGCATGCCGGGTTCGATCCCGATCCGCAGACCGGCGCGGTGAACGTGCCCATCTACGCGAGTTCGACCTTCGCTCAGGACGGGGTGGGCGGTCTGCGTGGCGGTTTCGAGTACGCCCGCACCGGTAACCCGACTCGCTCCGCGCTGGAGGCGAACCTCGCCGCGCTCGAATCCGGCCGGTACGGCCGGGCTTTCGCCTCCGGCATGGCCGCCACCGACTGTGCCGTGCGGGCCACGTTGCGTCCCGGTGACCACATCGTCATCCCGGACGACGCCTACGGCGGCACCTTCCGCCTGATCGACAAGGTGTTCAGCCAGTGGGGGATCGAGCACTCGCCCGCGCACGTCTTCGACGTGGACGAGATGCGCGCGGCGATCCGCCCGAACACCAAGCTGGTGTGGGTCGAGACCCCGACCAACCCGCTGCTGAGCATTGGTGACATCCCGGCGCTGGCCGATGTCGCGCACGCCGCGGGCGCGAAGCTCGTGGTGGACAACACCTTTGCCACCCCGTACCTGCAGCAGCCGCTGCTGCTCGGCGCCGACATCGTGACGCACTCGACCACCAAGTACCTCGGCGGGCACTCCGATGTCGTCGGCGGCGCGCTGATCACCAACGATCCGGAGCTCGACGCGGCGTTCGCCTTCCTGCAGAACGGCGCGGGCGCGGTGCCAGGCCCCTTCGACGCCTTCCTCACCATGCGCGGCACCAAGACGCTCGCCGTGCGGATGGACCGGCACTGCGACAACGCGGAGACCCTGGTCGAGTTCCTTGCCGGACACCCGGCGATCGCGCAGGTGATCTACCCCGGTCTGCCCGAGCACCCGGGGCACCAGGTCGCCGCGAAGCAGATGCGCCGGTTCGGCGGCATGATCTCGGTGCGGCTGCACGGCGGCGCCGACGCCGCTCGCGAGTTCTGCTCGCGCACAAAGGTGTTCACCCTGGCCGAGTCGCTCGGCGGGGTGGAATCGCTGATCGAGCACCCGGCCGCGATGACCCACGCCTCCACCGAGGGCTCCGCCCTGGAGGTGCCCGCCGATCTGGTGCGGCTTTCGGTCGGTATCGAGGACGCGGCCGATCTGCTCGCCGATGTCGAGCAGGCGCTCGCGAGCTGA